Proteins from a genomic interval of Caldisericaceae bacterium:
- the ftsZ gene encoding cell division protein FtsZ: MFDMDPWKISAARIKVLGVGGGGGNAINRMIDEGIDGVEFIAINTDVQVLSLNKAEKKVQIGPRTTGGLGAGSFPEIGKKSAEESKDELRKIIEGADLVFITAGMGGGTGTGASPIIASITKELGILTVGVVTKPFTFEGKKRIEQAEEGIRQLNESVDTLILISNDKLLKIIDKKTPINEAFRVADNVLFYAVKGISEIITKPGLVNVDFADVRTTLAGAGNAWFGIGIGRGENRAVDAAKQAISSPLLEYSIEGATRVLLNITGSPKNLTLFEVNEAATFVKETVGNDSNLIFGTVFQEDLEDEVRISLIAAGFDKSKEVKPKEKLIKIEESIDQGDFEIPAFLRKKK; encoded by the coding sequence ATGTTTGATATGGATCCTTGGAAAATAAGTGCAGCAAGAATAAAGGTTTTAGGAGTTGGCGGTGGGGGAGGAAACGCCATAAACAGAATGATAGACGAGGGTATTGACGGAGTTGAGTTTATTGCAATAAACACCGATGTGCAAGTTTTATCACTTAACAAAGCAGAAAAGAAAGTCCAGATTGGTCCAAGGACAACAGGGGGGCTTGGTGCAGGAAGTTTCCCAGAGATTGGAAAAAAGTCGGCTGAAGAAAGTAAAGATGAACTTAGAAAGATAATAGAAGGTGCAGATCTTGTGTTTATAACTGCAGGCATGGGTGGTGGCACTGGCACCGGTGCGTCTCCCATTATTGCTTCTATCACTAAAGAACTTGGTATTTTAACCGTGGGAGTTGTTACAAAGCCTTTTACTTTTGAAGGTAAAAAGAGAATTGAGCAAGCAGAAGAGGGTATAAGACAATTAAATGAGTCCGTTGATACTCTTATTCTTATTTCAAATGACAAATTACTTAAAATAATAGATAAAAAAACTCCTATTAATGAAGCCTTTAGAGTTGCTGACAATGTGCTTTTTTATGCTGTTAAAGGAATTTCAGAAATTATTACTAAACCAGGCCTTGTTAATGTTGATTTTGCGGATGTAAGAACAACCTTAGCAGGAGCTGGAAATGCTTGGTTTGGCATAGGAATTGGAAGAGGCGAAAATAGAGCAGTTGATGCGGCAAAACAGGCTATTTCAAGTCCATTACTTGAGTATTCTATAGAAGGCGCAACAAGAGTCCTTTTGAATATTACAGGGAGCCCCAAAAATCTTACCCTTTTTGAGGTAAACGAGGCTGCTACTTTTGTAAAAGAAACAGTAGGAAATGACTCGAATTTAATATTCGGAACCGTCTTTCAAGAGGACCTTGAAGACGAGGTAAGAATTTCACTAATTGCAGCAGGGTTTGATAAATCTAAAGAGGTAAAACCAAAAGAGAAACTAATAAAAATTGAAGAATCTATTGATCAAGGAGATTTTGAAATTCCAGCGTTCTTACGTAAGAAAAAATAG
- the ftsA gene encoding cell division protein FtsA: MDRIVAALDLGSQTIKYLIAEIEDGNASIIGVGSVPSKSINKGVVIDLNKASEAVSEAKKIAETMAYKKTNSVYVSVSGTHVFSLNNKGSVIVSREGREISKDDIRRVEEASKVLLLQANQRIIHSIPRQFIIDGQGGIRNPVGMSGIKLEEEVHIITGSSTVLYNVEKVISMVGLQKEAFVLQALASSLSVLRDQEKELGVALVDIGAGTGDLAVFVNGSIAHTSVLPIGGEYITKDIAYALRISLEEAERIKKEYGFAKCDDSDTEGVEIEATQIGTDEKLKVNMDYLSDVITARVDEILQTIKLELIKSGYWGSLHSGVVITGGTAKLKNIAKRANEILELPVRVGFPKGEFSFSDILNAPEYSTSIGLILYALNEGKTFSKKKSFFSYFSWLNDIFE, encoded by the coding sequence ATGGATAGGATAGTTGCAGCACTCGATTTAGGGAGTCAAACAATTAAATATTTGATTGCCGAAATTGAAGATGGTAATGCTTCAATAATTGGGGTAGGCTCTGTTCCTTCTAAAAGTATTAATAAAGGTGTTGTAATTGATTTAAATAAGGCTTCTGAAGCGGTATCTGAAGCAAAAAAGATTGCAGAAACCATGGCTTATAAAAAGACAAACAGCGTTTATGTTTCTGTTTCTGGCACACACGTGTTTTCTTTAAATAACAAGGGAAGTGTCATCGTCTCAAGAGAAGGAAGAGAGATTTCAAAAGATGATATTAGAAGAGTTGAAGAAGCCTCAAAGGTTCTTTTACTTCAAGCAAATCAAAGGATTATTCACTCCATACCAAGGCAGTTTATAATTGATGGTCAAGGTGGAATAAGAAATCCTGTTGGTATGTCTGGAATTAAACTTGAAGAAGAGGTTCATATAATCACTGGGTCTTCTACTGTTCTTTACAACGTTGAGAAAGTAATTTCAATGGTTGGCCTTCAAAAAGAAGCGTTTGTTTTACAGGCGCTTGCTTCCTCTCTTTCTGTTCTTAGAGATCAGGAAAAGGAATTAGGTGTTGCCCTTGTTGATATTGGGGCAGGCACTGGGGATCTTGCGGTTTTTGTAAATGGAAGTATCGCACATACCTCTGTTCTTCCGATTGGTGGTGAATATATAACAAAAGATATTGCTTATGCGTTGAGGATTTCTCTTGAAGAAGCAGAGCGTATAAAAAAAGAGTACGGGTTTGCAAAGTGTGATGATAGTGATACTGAAGGTGTCGAAATTGAAGCAACCCAAATTGGCACAGATGAGAAATTAAAGGTTAATATGGATTATTTATCTGATGTGATTACAGCAAGAGTTGATGAGATCTTACAAACTATTAAACTCGAATTAATTAAGTCAGGCTATTGGGGATCGCTTCATTCTGGCGTTGTTATAACTGGTGGCACTGCTAAACTTAAAAACATTGCAAAAAGAGCAAACGAGATTTTAGAGTTGCCAGTAAGGGTGGGTTTTCCAAAGGGTGAATTTTCTTTTTCTGACATTCTGAATGCACCAGAATATTCTACTTCTATTGGGCTAATCCTTTACGCCCTGAATGAAGGTAAAACCTTTTCAAAGAAGAAATCATTTTTTTCTTATTTTTCCTGGCTTAATGATATTTTTGAATAG